The Chryseobacterium suipulveris genome window below encodes:
- a CDS encoding class I SAM-dependent DNA methyltransferase, whose protein sequence is MTSKEIELNLAKITENLIPEEFIYDFLLAFGISKTSVARLKKGDFNMSKVEGELLYKGKIFFRRGKAGSMKSESENLANDERILKQNPRFIILTDYENLVAKDLKTKVNKEFPIAELSKHFAFFLPLTGAEIYKSTNDNKADRDASYELAKLYDILIEDNAELLHGNSHQLNIFLSRLLFCFFAEDTGIFETEGMFSDSIANHTKENGSDVHLFFTDLFKKLNSKSGDFPAYISDFPYVNGGLFRDDIICPKFSRKSREILLNCGNLNWDEINPDIFGSMIQAVADPEERSDLGMHYTSVPNILKLIKPLFLDELYEEFEKNFNNSNGLQKLIHRMSKIKFFDPACGSGNFLIITYKEIRNLEIKIIKRIIDLIPEGHTIPLQFTAIKLSQFHGIEIKDFAHEMALLSLWLSEHQMNKVFETELMDYGRSEPILPLKESGNIVCGNAARMDWEKVCPRKENDEIYVIGNPPYLGARVQDALQKEDIEINFKKEKGVNNLDYISIWFYKGAKFIEEFNAELAFVSTNSVCQGEQVSLLWPRILNENIEISFAHHSFKWNNNAKKNAGVTVIILGLRNKSTKQKYLYTENIRKEAKNINAYLLDANEETYIFPRTKPLADISEMNFGSMPNDGGNLILNSLEFQKFKEEFGESEAIKKFAGADDFLNGNDRYCIWLDEENYEDYLNNYFIKNRLEAVKEIRNKSSREATRKLAKNFFAFGEVRHKDSDSLIIPRHSSENREYIPIGFLNSETIIGDSALAVYDAQPWLFGVLHSKMHMVWVDAVGGKLETRYRYSAKLCYNTFPFPPITEKDKHHISQYVFAVLDERSKFPEKTMAWLYNPDTMPKALKKAHQDLDLAIERIYRLRPFESDAERLEFLFKMYDEMTKRDTLFAKSKKTKKQQ, encoded by the coding sequence ATGACTTCAAAAGAAATAGAACTCAATCTCGCCAAAATCACGGAAAATTTAATTCCGGAAGAATTTATTTATGACTTTCTTCTCGCTTTTGGGATTTCCAAAACTTCGGTTGCTCGACTGAAAAAAGGAGATTTCAATATGTCGAAAGTGGAGGGCGAACTTTTGTATAAAGGAAAAATTTTCTTCAGAAGAGGCAAGGCAGGTTCTATGAAATCGGAGTCTGAAAATTTGGCAAACGATGAACGAATTCTGAAACAAAATCCACGGTTCATCATTCTTACCGATTATGAAAATTTGGTTGCCAAAGATTTAAAAACCAAAGTCAATAAAGAATTTCCGATTGCGGAACTTTCCAAACATTTTGCGTTTTTCCTTCCGTTGACAGGAGCGGAAATCTATAAGTCGACCAACGATAACAAAGCCGACCGAGACGCTTCCTACGAATTGGCAAAACTCTACGACATCCTCATCGAAGACAATGCGGAACTTTTGCACGGAAATTCGCATCAACTCAATATTTTTCTTTCCCGATTGCTGTTTTGCTTCTTTGCGGAAGACACAGGAATTTTCGAAACAGAAGGAATGTTTTCGGATTCCATTGCGAATCACACCAAAGAAAATGGTTCCGATGTGCATCTTTTTTTTACCGATTTGTTTAAAAAACTCAACAGTAAATCAGGCGATTTTCCTGCATACATTTCCGATTTTCCTTATGTAAATGGCGGACTTTTCCGAGACGATATTATTTGTCCGAAATTTTCCCGAAAATCGAGGGAAATTTTATTGAATTGCGGAAACCTGAATTGGGACGAAATCAATCCCGATATTTTTGGCTCGATGATTCAGGCGGTTGCAGACCCCGAAGAACGAAGCGATTTGGGAATGCACTACACTTCCGTTCCCAATATTCTGAAACTGATAAAGCCGTTGTTTTTGGACGAACTGTACGAGGAATTCGAGAAAAACTTCAACAATTCCAATGGTTTGCAGAAACTCATCCACCGAATGTCGAAGATTAAGTTTTTCGACCCTGCTTGTGGAAGCGGAAACTTTCTCATCATCACCTACAAGGAAATCCGAAATTTGGAGATAAAAATCATCAAGCGAATTATTGATTTAATTCCCGAAGGACACACCATTCCATTGCAGTTTACCGCGATAAAACTCTCACAGTTTCACGGCATCGAGATTAAGGATTTTGCGCACGAAATGGCGTTGCTTTCCCTTTGGCTTTCGGAGCATCAGATGAACAAGGTTTTTGAAACCGAATTGATGGATTACGGAAGGTCTGAACCGATTTTACCTTTAAAGGAATCGGGAAATATTGTTTGTGGAAATGCGGCGAGAATGGATTGGGAAAAGGTTTGTCCGAGAAAGGAAAATGACGAAATCTATGTGATTGGAAATCCGCCGTATTTGGGAGCGAGAGTTCAAGATGCTTTACAAAAAGAAGATATTGAAATCAATTTCAAAAAAGAGAAAGGTGTAAACAACTTGGATTATATTTCCATTTGGTTTTATAAAGGCGCAAAATTTATTGAAGAATTTAATGCGGAATTGGCTTTTGTTTCTACAAATTCGGTTTGTCAAGGTGAGCAAGTTTCGCTTTTATGGCCAAGAATTCTAAATGAGAATATCGAAATTAGTTTCGCTCATCATTCTTTTAAATGGAATAATAATGCAAAGAAAAATGCAGGAGTAACCGTGATTATTTTGGGTTTAAGAAATAAATCAACCAAACAAAAATATCTTTATACTGAAAACATCAGAAAAGAAGCAAAAAATATCAATGCTTATCTTTTAGATGCAAATGAAGAAACCTATATTTTTCCAAGAACAAAACCACTTGCAGATATTTCTGAAATGAATTTCGGAAGCATGCCAAATGACGGCGGAAATTTAATTTTGAACTCTTTAGAATTTCAAAAATTTAAAGAAGAATTTGGAGAATCAGAGGCAATAAAAAAGTTTGCAGGTGCAGACGATTTTTTAAATGGAAATGATAGATACTGCATTTGGTTAGATGAAGAAAATTATGAAGATTATCTAAACAATTATTTTATTAAAAATCGTTTAGAAGCGGTAAAAGAAATTAGAAATAAAAGCAGTAGAGAAGCGACAAGAAAATTAGCAAAAAATTTTTTTGCATTCGGTGAAGTTCGTCACAAGGATTCAGATTCTTTAATAATTCCAAGGCATTCATCAGAAAATCGAGAATATATTCCGATAGGATTTTTAAATTCTGAAACTATAATTGGAGATTCTGCTTTGGCAGTTTACGACGCACAACCTTGGCTTTTCGGCGTTCTCCACTCCAAAATGCATATGGTTTGGGTAGATGCAGTTGGCGGAAAATTAGAAACACGATATCGCTATTCCGCAAAACTCTGCTACAACACTTTTCCATTCCCGCCCATCACCGAAAAAGACAAACACCACATCAGCCAATATGTTTTTGCGGTTTTGGACGAGCGTTCCAAATTCCCCGAAAAAACAATGGCGTGGCTCTACAATCCCGACACCATGCCAAAAGCATTGAAAAAAGCCCACCAAGATTTGGATTTGGCAATCGAGCGAATTTACAGACTCCGCCCTTTCGAAAGCGATGCCGAACGATTGGAGTTTTTGTTTAAAATGTATGATGAGATGACGAAGAGGGATACGTTGTTTGCGAAGAGTAAGAAGACTAAAAAACAGCAATGA
- a CDS encoding ATP-binding protein: protein MNVAVSKINTIVTLEYLQTHAENQYFERKGIGEKETKPSKIAEELIGMLNADGGIVAFGVTNNGDIQDLSDIENELDKYRTLVFEYIHPACNIELEEIVVEGKKIFLYHVEQDAERIFSRKDNDKIYLRVIDTNRELTRDQVKKLEYDKGIRKFEEEIARDFEESDLDQQLLAEYKEKINYRGDVIDLLSARHLTKKQQDKIGFKNAAVLLFSKDPEKYIPSASVRYIRYEGTEALSGTKHNVVKDERFEDNIPNLIDTVKSFLRTSLKDYYFLNIETGKFNKVPEYPEDAWLEGVVNALCHRSYNVQGSAVYIKHFDDRIEISNSGPLPAQVTVENIKTERFARNPRVARTLEDLGYVRQLNEGVSRIYESMEKSMLSKPEYREVNNNVYLTLRNKISGHSKTISQNVMEAIENDWDNYNETQIKILQFLFLKNKATLADFIENIGANEKTIRRYLNSFVELGIMEKLSEKQRDINALYVLKKE from the coding sequence ATGAACGTAGCCGTTTCTAAAATAAACACGATAGTAACTTTGGAATACCTCCAAACTCACGCAGAGAACCAATACTTTGAAAGAAAGGGAATTGGCGAAAAGGAAACCAAACCTTCCAAAATTGCAGAAGAACTCATCGGAATGCTCAATGCAGACGGAGGGATTGTTGCTTTTGGTGTGACAAATAATGGTGACATTCAAGACCTTTCCGATATTGAAAACGAGTTGGATAAGTACAGAACTTTGGTTTTCGAATATATTCATCCTGCCTGTAATATTGAGTTAGAAGAAATTGTGGTGGAAGGAAAAAAGATTTTTCTTTATCATGTAGAGCAAGATGCAGAACGAATTTTTTCAAGAAAAGACAACGATAAAATTTATTTACGAGTTATTGATACCAATCGTGAATTAACTCGTGACCAAGTAAAGAAATTGGAATACGACAAAGGAATCCGAAAATTTGAGGAAGAAATTGCGAGAGATTTTGAAGAATCCGACCTTGACCAACAATTGCTTGCAGAGTATAAAGAGAAAATTAATTATCGAGGAGATGTCATCGATTTGCTATCTGCAAGACATTTAACCAAAAAGCAACAGGACAAAATTGGTTTCAAAAATGCGGCGGTTTTATTGTTTTCAAAAGACCCTGAAAAATATATTCCTTCCGCTTCGGTACGCTACATTCGGTATGAAGGAACGGAAGCATTATCGGGTACAAAGCATAATGTGGTAAAAGACGAACGTTTTGAAGATAATATTCCGAATCTTATTGATACCGTAAAATCGTTTTTAAGGACTTCGCTAAAAGATTATTATTTTCTAAATATCGAGACAGGAAAATTCAATAAAGTGCCTGAATATCCTGAAGATGCTTGGTTGGAAGGTGTTGTCAACGCACTTTGTCACCGTTCTTATAATGTGCAAGGAAGCGCGGTTTATATCAAACATTTTGATGACAGGATAGAAATTAGCAATAGTGGTCCGTTGCCTGCGCAAGTAACCGTTGAAAATATCAAAACAGAAAGGTTTGCAAGAAATCCACGAGTTGCAAGAACTTTGGAGGATTTAGGATATGTAAGACAACTTAATGAAGGTGTTTCAAGGATTTATGAATCGATGGAGAAATCAATGCTTTCCAAACCCGAATATAGGGAAGTGAACAATAATGTTTACTTGACATTGCGGAATAAGATTAGCGGACATTCCAAAACCATTTCCCAAAATGTTATGGAAGCAATTGAGAACGATTGGGATAATTATAACGAGACACAAATAAAGATTCTACAATTTTTGTTTTTGAAGAATAAAGCAACTTTGGCAGATTTTATAGAAAATATTGGAGCAAACGAAAAAACGATTAGAAGATATTTGAACTCATTTGTGGAACTAGGAATTATGGAGAAACTTAGTGAGAAACAGAGGGATATAAATGCCTTATATGTTTTGAAAAAAGAATAA
- a CDS encoding DEAD/DEAH box helicase, whose protein sequence is MKLTQQLQDKIDELGLKKENILYLTMQGEYMHEIRIGEKDVEYRDLTEHYLSRIFKKDKSGKYVSMKPITHILFQQGYSTTSPRMLIECKGWVINGKNYPSDADFSNYARYSDSINLILGKIEYDSVKFSVLIPAKPKEKKVREKVEINHPEYLKPINLVEVEYARTGKSKSTDELGMREMQRKAYKARSAQYLLLKAPPASGKSRALMFIALDKLINQGVKKVIVAVPERSIGSSFSPTDLVKFGFFANWELNPRFNLCTAGSDKSKVKAFISFLESDERILICTHATLRFAYEGIQPKDLNDCLIAIDEFHHVSADGENILGEVLRSIMKNSNAHIVAMTGSYFRGDSVPVLLPEDEAKFTKVTYNYYEQLNGYDYLKSLGIGYHFYRGRYWVKDEEKEISALEEILDEDKKTIIHIPSVNSAESSKQKYEEVNHIVDCIGEMEFQDEETKIMYVKSRRTGRILKIADLVNDDPKSRDKVVAYLRGVSKPEDIDMIIALGMAKEGFDWPFCEHALTIGYRGSLTEIIQIIGRATRDSENKTHAQFTNLIASPDAEDDDVKVAVNNMLKAITASLLMEQVLAPNFKFKPKDDESEDLDYDLDGVDGTLKIEGFKLPTSQRAKDIIESDLNDLKAKILQDDTMLKAMPGNLEPEVINTVLIPKIIRETYPDLSEEDVEAVRQHVVVDSVIKAGSVVEEGGKKFIKMAGSFVNIDDIHIDLIDSINPFQRAFEILSKNVTVRMLKAIQDTINITKVEMTEDEAKILWPKILEFRKSTGEAPNLQSFDPKEVRMAEALLFLQELKRRKMQEESN, encoded by the coding sequence ATGAAATTAACTCAACAACTGCAAGATAAAATAGACGAACTTGGTCTGAAAAAAGAAAACATCCTTTATCTCACGATGCAGGGAGAGTATATGCACGAAATCAGAATCGGTGAGAAAGACGTTGAATATCGTGATTTGACCGAACATTATTTATCAAGAATTTTCAAGAAAGATAAGTCGGGAAAATATGTTTCGATGAAGCCGATTACGCATATTTTATTTCAGCAAGGTTACAGCACCACAAGTCCAAGAATGCTGATTGAATGTAAAGGTTGGGTCATCAACGGAAAGAATTATCCTTCCGATGCTGATTTTTCTAATTATGCGAGATATTCCGATTCCATCAATTTAATTTTAGGAAAAATTGAATATGATTCCGTGAAGTTTTCTGTACTCATTCCTGCAAAACCAAAAGAGAAAAAAGTTCGTGAAAAAGTGGAAATCAATCACCCTGAATATTTGAAGCCAATCAATTTAGTTGAAGTAGAATACGCAAGAACAGGGAAAAGCAAATCCACCGATGAATTGGGAATGCGCGAAATGCAAAGAAAAGCGTACAAAGCAAGAAGCGCACAATATCTACTTTTGAAAGCGCCACCTGCGTCGGGAAAATCGAGGGCGTTGATGTTTATTGCTTTAGATAAACTGATAAATCAGGGAGTGAAAAAAGTAATTGTCGCAGTTCCTGAACGTTCCATTGGAAGTTCGTTCAGTCCGACCGATTTGGTGAAATTTGGATTTTTTGCCAATTGGGAACTCAATCCGAGATTCAATCTTTGTACGGCGGGAAGTGACAAAAGCAAAGTAAAAGCATTCATCAGTTTCTTGGAAAGTGATGAACGGATTTTGATTTGTACACACGCGACACTACGTTTCGCATACGAAGGAATTCAGCCAAAAGATTTGAATGATTGTCTTATCGCCATTGATGAATTCCACCACGTTTCTGCTGATGGCGAAAACATTTTGGGTGAAGTTTTGCGAAGCATTATGAAAAACTCCAATGCGCATATTGTGGCGATGACGGGTTCTTATTTCCGTGGCGACAGTGTTCCTGTTTTACTCCCCGAAGATGAAGCGAAATTCACGAAAGTCACTTACAATTATTACGAGCAATTAAATGGTTACGATTATTTAAAATCTTTAGGAATTGGTTATCATTTCTATCGTGGAAGATATTGGGTAAAAGATGAAGAGAAGGAAATTTCAGCCCTTGAAGAAATTTTGGATGAAGACAAAAAAACAATTATTCATATTCCAAGCGTAAATTCTGCGGAATCTTCCAAACAAAAATATGAGGAAGTTAACCATATAGTTGACTGCATTGGTGAAATGGAATTTCAGGATGAAGAAACCAAAATCATGTATGTGAAAAGTAGGCGTACAGGACGGATTCTGAAAATTGCCGATTTGGTAAACGACGACCCGAAAAGCCGTGATAAAGTAGTCGCTTATCTTCGTGGAGTTTCAAAACCTGAAGACATTGATATGATTATCGCTTTGGGAATGGCAAAAGAAGGCTTTGATTGGCCTTTTTGCGAACATGCTTTAACGATTGGGTATAGAGGTTCGCTTACTGAAATTATTCAGATTATTGGTCGTGCAACACGCGATTCAGAAAATAAAACTCACGCGCAATTCACAAATCTTATTGCTTCTCCAGATGCGGAAGATGACGATGTGAAAGTTGCTGTAAACAATATGTTGAAAGCGATTACCGCTTCACTATTAATGGAGCAGGTTCTTGCACCGAATTTTAAATTCAAGCCAAAAGATGATGAATCTGAGGATTTGGATTATGATTTAGACGGTGTGGATGGCACTTTAAAAATTGAAGGTTTTAAACTTCCGACTTCTCAAAGAGCAAAAGATATTATCGAAAGCGATTTGAATGATTTAAAGGCAAAAATTCTTCAAGACGACACTATGTTAAAAGCAATGCCAGGAAATCTTGAGCCAGAAGTTATTAACACGGTCTTAATTCCAAAGATCATTCGAGAAACCTATCCTGATTTATCCGAAGAAGATGTGGAAGCAGTAAGACAACACGTGGTGGTAGATTCAGTGATAAAGGCAGGTTCTGTTGTGGAAGAAGGTGGCAAAAAGTTCATCAAAATGGCGGGAAGTTTTGTGAATATTGATGATATTCATATTGACTTGATTGATTCTATAAATCCATTCCAAAGAGCATTTGAGATTTTGTCTAAAAATGTAACTGTAAGAATGTTGAAAGCAATTCAAGATACCATTAATATCACAAAAGTTGAAATGACTGAAGACGAAGCCAAAATTCTTTGGCCAAAAATATTGGAGTTTAGAAAAAGCACTGGAGAAGCACCAAATTTGCAATCATTCGACCCAAAAGAAGTGAGAATGGCGGAAGCATTATTGTTTTTGCAGGAATTAAAGCGTAGAAAAATGCAAGAGGAATCCAATTAA
- a CDS encoding GIY-YIG nuclease family protein, with translation MKLSLDDIFNSDEFGLLDIKPKASAVKTEEDRLLDSFQEINSFFEKNNREPSTNSMSEYGLKSRLKSIRTNEKHKITLKPFDKHNLLGEVKMPEISVVDILNDDEFGLLDTDADLSIHTFKHTPKQEERAKTDFLAQRKPMSEKEFAKYEKMFQQVHRELREGKRKLLPGNAEEENLKEGNFYLIDGILAYLEVSDAERVLKENKSGDRVRLEGRTVTIFENATISNMLIRSLGKAVLKNGKLITEPTEKTEEDLFKNAGLVSEEDVKSGWIYILKSKSKNPKISQIKDLYKIGFSTTNVEDRIKNASKEATYLFDDVEIVDKYICYNLNTQNFENLIHRFFGNCCLNIDIYNDKKQRLTPREWFVVPLSIINEVINLIISGGIVNYSYDVEQKKLVYK, from the coding sequence ATGAAATTAAGTTTAGACGATATTTTCAATAGCGACGAATTTGGTTTGTTGGATATAAAACCAAAAGCTTCTGCAGTTAAAACAGAGGAAGACCGGCTATTGGATTCTTTTCAGGAAATCAATTCATTTTTCGAAAAAAACAATCGCGAACCTTCCACAAATTCGATGTCGGAATATGGTTTAAAGTCGAGATTAAAATCAATCCGAACAAATGAAAAGCATAAAATAACTTTAAAGCCATTTGATAAACACAATCTCTTAGGTGAGGTTAAAATGCCCGAAATTTCTGTTGTTGATATTTTGAATGATGATGAGTTCGGATTGTTAGATACGGATGCGGATTTGTCGATTCATACCTTTAAGCATACTCCGAAACAGGAAGAAAGGGCAAAAACTGATTTTCTTGCACAGCGTAAACCAATGTCTGAAAAAGAGTTTGCTAAATATGAAAAGATGTTTCAGCAGGTTCACCGTGAATTAAGGGAAGGAAAAAGAAAATTACTGCCTGGAAATGCAGAGGAAGAGAACCTTAAAGAAGGTAATTTCTATTTAATTGACGGTATTTTAGCTTATCTTGAAGTTTCTGATGCCGAAAGAGTTCTGAAGGAAAATAAATCTGGTGACAGAGTACGCTTAGAAGGAAGAACGGTAACGATTTTTGAAAATGCAACGATTTCCAATATGTTGATTAGATCGTTAGGAAAAGCTGTTTTGAAGAACGGAAAACTCATCACCGAACCGACTGAAAAAACCGAAGAAGATCTATTCAAAAATGCCGGATTGGTTTCCGAAGAAGATGTCAAAAGTGGTTGGATTTATATTCTTAAATCAAAATCTAAAAATCCCAAAATCTCCCAAATTAAAGACCTTTATAAAATTGGATTCTCAACCACCAATGTTGAGGACAGAATAAAAAATGCTTCAAAAGAAGCGACTTATTTATTTGATGATGTAGAAATAGTTGATAAATACATTTGCTACAATCTAAATACACAAAATTTTGAAAACTTAATTCACCGATTCTTCGGAAACTGCTGTTTGAATATTGATATATACAATGACAAAAAGCAAAGGCTTACTCCAAGGGAATGGTTTGTAGTTCCTTTATCAATAATCAACGAAGTTATTAATTTGATCATTTCAGGAGGAATTGTGAATTATAGTTATGATGTGGAGCAGAAAAAGTTGGTGTATAAATAA
- a CDS encoding NAD(P)/FAD-dependent oxidoreductase → MMKNVDYIIVGSGFAGLFFAHQLIKNKKSFVNFSDSQKSASEVSAGIINPVVLKKFTTFWLAKEQIVFLKDTLKEIEKYTGVNYLVDQRIHRIFHDEKEKELWLSKSTNDDLKDFLNPTFEKIENIHNEYESGVVNHSARLDVSGFFNDFKSFLRCNGYLIEEKFNYNILRQNTYGELTFKNIVFCEGMKVKENPFFKDIPVQPNKGHHLKVALSQPLSTKVTLKKKHFLFPSQDGSYYYGGTYDRHQFYPKVDDSAKEQLIEGLAEFYPYDFEVLETEFGFRPTVRDRRPILGNLENHENYYVFNGLGARGILSGCYFSKVLFDHIEKDEPLPAEVDVKRFNF, encoded by the coding sequence ATGATGAAAAATGTTGATTATATAATTGTTGGAAGCGGTTTCGCAGGTTTGTTTTTTGCCCACCAACTGATTAAAAACAAAAAGTCTTTTGTCAATTTTTCTGATTCACAAAAGAGTGCGTCAGAAGTTTCTGCAGGGATTATCAATCCGGTGGTGTTAAAGAAGTTCACCACTTTCTGGCTTGCCAAGGAACAGATTGTTTTTCTGAAAGATACTCTTAAAGAAATCGAAAAGTATACTGGAGTGAATTATCTTGTCGATCAACGGATTCACCGGATTTTCCACGATGAAAAGGAAAAGGAGTTGTGGCTTTCTAAAAGTACTAATGACGATTTAAAAGATTTCTTGAATCCCACATTCGAGAAAATTGAAAATATTCATAACGAATATGAATCAGGTGTCGTCAATCATTCTGCACGGCTTGACGTATCTGGGTTTTTTAACGATTTTAAAAGCTTTTTAAGATGTAACGGGTACCTCATAGAAGAAAAATTCAACTACAATATACTTCGTCAAAATACTTATGGGGAATTAACTTTCAAGAATATTGTCTTCTGCGAAGGAATGAAGGTGAAAGAAAACCCATTTTTTAAAGATATTCCTGTTCAGCCCAATAAAGGTCACCACCTGAAAGTCGCCTTATCTCAACCACTTTCCACAAAAGTTACCTTAAAGAAGAAGCACTTCCTTTTTCCCAGTCAGGATGGCTCCTATTATTACGGCGGTACTTATGATCGACATCAGTTTTATCCTAAAGTAGATGATTCTGCAAAAGAACAGCTTATAGAAGGTCTTGCTGAATTTTATCCTTATGATTTTGAGGTTTTGGAAACCGAATTTGGATTTCGACCGACGGTGAGGGACAGAAGACCGATTTTAGGTAATCTTGAAAACCATGAAAACTATTACGTTTTTAATGGGTTAGGAGCGAGGGGAATTCTCAGCGGTTGTTACTTCTCTAAAGTTTTGTTTGATCATATTGAAAAAGACGAACCATTACCCGCTGAAGTTGACGTGAAGAGATTCAACTTTTGA
- the porN gene encoding type IX secretion system ring subunit PorN/GldN, whose protein sequence is MSILNAKSPSSFRKYRDMGLIKKGDSMVSNKIVPLEYGFIEDKDILKSVVVWEIIDMNDKINQPYYHNEDGLVSQNKSLYQILFDAINDGRIKEVYDDELFTTRLSPEAIESRIKSVRMSDAGIDRLNETGKLTEAEKKEFTNVYETKTENVKLLKIKGMWYIDRRDSQMKYRLLGIAAMGQDPTTMGLFGPDGVTPLVGKDELIDLFWVYYPDARNVLANSIVFNSKNLSSDLSFDDLLNARRFSTVIYKTDNGLGNGVIKDYIPKDADAQLEESERLKAQILQMENDMWNY, encoded by the coding sequence ATGTCAATATTGAATGCCAAATCCCCCTCTTCCTTTAGAAAGTATAGAGATATGGGACTTATCAAAAAGGGTGATTCAATGGTTTCCAACAAAATCGTTCCGCTGGAGTATGGCTTTATTGAAGATAAAGACATCTTAAAAAGTGTGGTGGTATGGGAGATTATTGATATGAATGATAAGATCAACCAACCTTATTACCATAATGAAGATGGTTTGGTGTCGCAAAATAAATCCCTCTACCAAATCCTTTTCGATGCGATCAATGACGGCAGAATCAAAGAAGTATATGATGACGAATTGTTTACGACCAGATTGAGTCCTGAAGCAATCGAAAGCAGGATCAAAAGTGTAAGGATGAGTGACGCAGGAATTGATCGTTTAAATGAAACAGGCAAGTTAACTGAAGCTGAAAAAAAGGAATTTACCAACGTTTATGAAACTAAAACGGAAAATGTTAAGCTTCTTAAGATCAAAGGAATGTGGTATATCGACAGAAGAGACAGCCAGATGAAATACCGTTTGCTCGGAATTGCAGCAATGGGTCAGGATCCTACAACAATGGGTCTGTTCGGACCTGATGGAGTGACGCCGTTGGTAGGTAAAGACGAGTTAATTGATCTGTTCTGGGTATATTATCCAGATGCAAGAAATGTACTAGCTAACTCTATCGTTTTCAATAGCAAAAACCTTTCATCTGACCTCAGCTTTGATGATTTGCTGAATGCAAGAAGATTCTCTACCGTTATCTACAAAACAGATAATGGTTTAGGAAATGGTGTGATTAAGGATTATATTCCAAAAGATGCCGATGCGCAGCTCGAAGAAAGTGAAAGACTGAAAGCACAGATCCTACAGATGGAGAACGATATGTGGAACTATTAA